A single genomic interval of Sebastes umbrosus isolate fSebUmb1 chromosome 11, fSebUmb1.pri, whole genome shotgun sequence harbors:
- the LOC119496404 gene encoding acidic leucine-rich nuclear phosphoprotein 32 family member E-like isoform X1: MFYCSDSSMEMKKRVSLELRNRSPAEVAEMVVDNCRSSDGEVEGLTDEYKELEILSMVNVGLSSLSKLPSLPKLRKLEVSDNIIVGGLDKLAEKCPNLTYLNLSGNKIKELSSIETLQNLKNLKSLDLYSCEVSTLDDYRESIFELLPQITFLDGYDQEDNEVPDSEGDNDNDDDDEAGPPKDDNDDDDDDDDEEDEDADSSEGDEDEVGLSYLMKEGIQDEEDDGDYVEEEEDDEEEEEDGDVDGADVQGEKRKRDAEDDGDDDDDE; the protein is encoded by the exons ATGTTTTACTGTTCGGACTCCAGCATGGAGATGAAGAAGCGGGTGAGCCTGGAGCTGAGGAACCGGAGCCCAGCGGAG GTGGCAGAGATGGTGGTGGATAACTGCCGCTCCAGCGACGGAGAGGTCGAAGGTCTGACAGATGAGTACAAGGAACTGGAGATCCTCAGCATGGTGAACGTTGGCCTCTCCTCGCTCTCCAAACTGCCCTCGCTGCCCAAACTACGCAAG ttggAGGTGAGTGATAACATCATCGTGGGAGGTCTGGACAAGCTGGCGGAGAAATGTCCCAACCTGACGTACCTGAACCTGAGCGGGAACAAGATCAAGGAGCTGAGCAGCATTGAGACGCTG CAAAACCTGAAGAACCTGAAGAGTCTGGACCTGTACAGCTGTGAGGTGTCCACGCTAGACGACTACAGAGAGAGCATCTTCGAGCTGCTGCCTCAGATCACCTTCCTGGACGGATACGACCAAGAGGACAATGAGGTGCCTGACTCAGAGGGCGACAACG aca acgacgacgacgatgaAGCCGGTCCACCTAAAGACGACAATgacgacgacgatgatgatgacgatgaagaggatgaggatgctGACAGCTCTGAGGGAGACGAGGACGAGGTCGGCCTGTCGTACCTGATGAAGGAGGGAATCCAG GATGAGGAAGACGATGGAGACTAtgttgaagaagaggaggacgacgaggaggaggaggaagatggag ATGTGGACGGTGCAGATGTTCAaggggagaagaggaagagagatgcAGAGGATGAtggtgacgatgatgatgatgaatag
- the LOC119496404 gene encoding acidic leucine-rich nuclear phosphoprotein 32 family member E-like isoform X2 — MFYCSDSSMEMKKRVSLELRNRSPAEVAEMVVDNCRSSDGEVEGLTDEYKELEILSMVNVGLSSLSKLPSLPKLRKLEVSDNIIVGGLDKLAEKCPNLTYLNLSGNKIKELSSIETLQNLKNLKSLDLYSCEVSTLDDYRESIFELLPQITFLDGYDQEDNEVPDSEGDNDDDDDEAGPPKDDNDDDDDDDDEEDEDADSSEGDEDEVGLSYLMKEGIQDEEDDGDYVEEEEDDEEEEEDGDVDGADVQGEKRKRDAEDDGDDDDDE, encoded by the exons ATGTTTTACTGTTCGGACTCCAGCATGGAGATGAAGAAGCGGGTGAGCCTGGAGCTGAGGAACCGGAGCCCAGCGGAG GTGGCAGAGATGGTGGTGGATAACTGCCGCTCCAGCGACGGAGAGGTCGAAGGTCTGACAGATGAGTACAAGGAACTGGAGATCCTCAGCATGGTGAACGTTGGCCTCTCCTCGCTCTCCAAACTGCCCTCGCTGCCCAAACTACGCAAG ttggAGGTGAGTGATAACATCATCGTGGGAGGTCTGGACAAGCTGGCGGAGAAATGTCCCAACCTGACGTACCTGAACCTGAGCGGGAACAAGATCAAGGAGCTGAGCAGCATTGAGACGCTG CAAAACCTGAAGAACCTGAAGAGTCTGGACCTGTACAGCTGTGAGGTGTCCACGCTAGACGACTACAGAGAGAGCATCTTCGAGCTGCTGCCTCAGATCACCTTCCTGGACGGATACGACCAAGAGGACAATGAGGTGCCTGACTCAGAGGGCGACAACG acgacgacgacgatgaAGCCGGTCCACCTAAAGACGACAATgacgacgacgatgatgatgacgatgaagaggatgaggatgctGACAGCTCTGAGGGAGACGAGGACGAGGTCGGCCTGTCGTACCTGATGAAGGAGGGAATCCAG GATGAGGAAGACGATGGAGACTAtgttgaagaagaggaggacgacgaggaggaggaggaagatggag ATGTGGACGGTGCAGATGTTCAaggggagaagaggaagagagatgcAGAGGATGAtggtgacgatgatgatgatgaatag
- the LOC119496357 gene encoding mothers against decapentaplegic homolog 4-like isoform X1: MSVLGPAPSSADACLSIVHSLMCHRQGAENEGFAKRAIESLVKKLKEKKDELDSLITAVTTNGVHPSKCVTIQRTLDGRLQKETDRCEVRHDVMVVVWRDGLTLHHLVAGRKGFPHVIYARLWRWPDLHKNELKHVKFCQFAFDLKYDSVCVNPYHYERVASPAAGPQSLIKEEYMQDCLQIDLPPHTDPYSQPRPVSMYPSMPLSPPGSSSMTTAALSAGGCGRNGGGVGGVGGINSEGPGLLQIAQPQNHGGHASPPHQNPPHTPQPPHPHTPTSPHQPDYSSPPKTATWPGNSPASYSPAGQSGRSHQQPPLHHNHHHAPNTHFWSQHHSTAPYPQPVSNHPGPEFWCSISYFELDVQVGEMFKVQSSCPLVTVDGYVDPSGGDRFCLGQLSNVHRTAASHRARLHIGRGVQLECRGEGDIWMRCLSDHSVFVQSLYLDREAGRAPGDGVHKIYPGAYIKVFDLRQCHRQMQQQAAAAQAAVATQAAAVVGAIPGPNSVGGIAPAVSVCSTAGLGVDDLRRLCIVRLSFVKGWGCDYPRQSIKDTPCWMEVHLHRALQLLDQVLHTLPPREHTL, from the exons ATGTCGGTGCTCGGCCCCGCCCCCAGCAGTGCCGACGCCTGCCTCAGCATTGTCCACAGCCTGATGTGCCACCGGCAGGGAGCCGAGAACGAGGGCTTCGCCAAGCGGGCGATCGAGAGTCTGGTGAAGAAGCTGAAGGAGAAAAAGGACGAGCTGGACTCGCTCATCACCGCCGTCACCACTAACGGCGTCCATCCCAGCAAGTGTGTCACCATCCAGAGGACGCTGGACGGACGGCTGCAG aaagagacagacagatgtgagGTCAGACATGATGTCATGGTCGTGGTTTGGCGTGACGGGTTAACTCTGCATCACCTG GTTGCGGGTAGGAAAGGTTTCCCTCATGTGATCTACGCCCGTCTGTGGCGTTGGCCCGACCTCCATAAGAACGAGCTGAAACATGTCAAGTTCTGTCAGTTTGCGTTCGACCTGAAGTACGACAGCGTGTGTGTGAACCCCTACCACTACGAGAGGGTGGCGTCCCCCGCAGCAG GTCCTCAGTCTCTGATAAAGGAGGAGTACATGCAAGACTGTCTGCAGATTGACCTGCCCCCCCACACTGACCCCTACAGCCAGCCCCGCCCTGTCAGCATGTATCCAAGCatgcctctctctcctccag GCAGCAGCTCCATGACGACTGCAGCTCTGTCAGCTGGTGGCTGCGGGAGAAACGGTGGAGGTGTCGGGGGTGTCGGGGGTATCAACAGCGAGGGCCCCGGCCTCCTTCAGATCGCCCAACCTCAGAACCACGGGGGCCACGCCTCCCCACCTCACCAAAACCCCCCTCACACCCCCCAGCCTCCTCACCCTCACACCCCCACCTCCCCACACCAGCCCGACTACAGCAGCCCCCCCAAAACTG ccACCTGGCCAGGTAATAGCCCTGCCTCCTACAGCCCTGCAGGACAGAGTGGGCGGAGCCACCAGCAGCCTCCATTACATCATAATCATCACCACGCCCCCAACACACACTTCT GGTCACAGCATCACAGTACTGCTCCGTATCCACAACCAGTGTCCAACCACCCAG GTCCGGAGTTCTGGTGCTCCATCTCGTACTTTGAGTTGGATGTTCAGGTCGGGGAGATGTTTAAGGTCCAATCCAGCTGTCCTCTGGTGACGGTGGACGGTTATGTGGATCCTTCAGGAGGAGACCGTTTCTGTTTGGGACAGCTGAGTAACGTCCACCGCACCGCCGCCAGCCACCGAGCCAG ACTCCACATCGGTCGGGGGGTCCAGCTGGAGTGTCGGGGGGAGGGGGACATCTGGATGCGTTGCCTAAGCGACCACTCGGTGTTCGTCCAGAGTTTGTACCTGGACCGTGAGGCAGGCCGAGCGCCGGGAGACGGAGTTCATAAGATCTACCCCGGAGCTTACATCAAG gtgtTTGACCTGAGGCAGTGTCACAGACAGATGCAGCAGCAAGCGGCAGCAGCTCAGGCAGCAGTGGCAACTCAGGCAGCGGCGGTTGTCGGTGCAATTCCCGGACCGAACAGTGTGGGGGGGATCGCCCCTGCAGTCA GTGTGTGTTCGACGGCAGGTCTGGGCGTGGACGACCTGCGCAGGTTGTGCATTGTGCGTCTGAGCTTCGTTAAAGGTTGGGGGTGCGACTACCCGCGTCAGAGCATCAAGGACACCCCCTGCTGGATGGAAGTCCACCTGCACCGAGCGCTGCAGCTGCTTGACCAGGTGCTGCACACGCTGCCACCGCGAgaacacacactctga
- the LOC119496357 gene encoding mothers against decapentaplegic homolog 4-like isoform X3, giving the protein MSVLGPAPSSADACLSIVHSLMCHRQGAENEGFAKRAIESLVKKLKEKKDELDSLITAVTTNGVHPSKCVTIQRTLDGRLQVAGRKGFPHVIYARLWRWPDLHKNELKHVKFCQFAFDLKYDSVCVNPYHYERVASPAAGPQSLIKEEYMQDCLQIDLPPHTDPYSQPRPVSMYPSMPLSPPGSSSMTTAALSAGGCGRNGGGVGGVGGINSEGPGLLQIAQPQNHGGHASPPHQNPPHTPQPPHPHTPTSPHQPDYSSPPKTATWPGNSPASYSPAGQSGRSHQQPPLHHNHHHAPNTHFWSQHHSTAPYPQPVSNHPGPEFWCSISYFELDVQVGEMFKVQSSCPLVTVDGYVDPSGGDRFCLGQLSNVHRTAASHRARLHIGRGVQLECRGEGDIWMRCLSDHSVFVQSLYLDREAGRAPGDGVHKIYPGAYIKVFDLRQCHRQMQQQAAAAQAAVATQAAAVVGAIPGPNSVGGIAPAVSVCSTAGLGVDDLRRLCIVRLSFVKGWGCDYPRQSIKDTPCWMEVHLHRALQLLDQVLHTLPPREHTL; this is encoded by the exons ATGTCGGTGCTCGGCCCCGCCCCCAGCAGTGCCGACGCCTGCCTCAGCATTGTCCACAGCCTGATGTGCCACCGGCAGGGAGCCGAGAACGAGGGCTTCGCCAAGCGGGCGATCGAGAGTCTGGTGAAGAAGCTGAAGGAGAAAAAGGACGAGCTGGACTCGCTCATCACCGCCGTCACCACTAACGGCGTCCATCCCAGCAAGTGTGTCACCATCCAGAGGACGCTGGACGGACGGCTGCAG GTTGCGGGTAGGAAAGGTTTCCCTCATGTGATCTACGCCCGTCTGTGGCGTTGGCCCGACCTCCATAAGAACGAGCTGAAACATGTCAAGTTCTGTCAGTTTGCGTTCGACCTGAAGTACGACAGCGTGTGTGTGAACCCCTACCACTACGAGAGGGTGGCGTCCCCCGCAGCAG GTCCTCAGTCTCTGATAAAGGAGGAGTACATGCAAGACTGTCTGCAGATTGACCTGCCCCCCCACACTGACCCCTACAGCCAGCCCCGCCCTGTCAGCATGTATCCAAGCatgcctctctctcctccag GCAGCAGCTCCATGACGACTGCAGCTCTGTCAGCTGGTGGCTGCGGGAGAAACGGTGGAGGTGTCGGGGGTGTCGGGGGTATCAACAGCGAGGGCCCCGGCCTCCTTCAGATCGCCCAACCTCAGAACCACGGGGGCCACGCCTCCCCACCTCACCAAAACCCCCCTCACACCCCCCAGCCTCCTCACCCTCACACCCCCACCTCCCCACACCAGCCCGACTACAGCAGCCCCCCCAAAACTG ccACCTGGCCAGGTAATAGCCCTGCCTCCTACAGCCCTGCAGGACAGAGTGGGCGGAGCCACCAGCAGCCTCCATTACATCATAATCATCACCACGCCCCCAACACACACTTCT GGTCACAGCATCACAGTACTGCTCCGTATCCACAACCAGTGTCCAACCACCCAG GTCCGGAGTTCTGGTGCTCCATCTCGTACTTTGAGTTGGATGTTCAGGTCGGGGAGATGTTTAAGGTCCAATCCAGCTGTCCTCTGGTGACGGTGGACGGTTATGTGGATCCTTCAGGAGGAGACCGTTTCTGTTTGGGACAGCTGAGTAACGTCCACCGCACCGCCGCCAGCCACCGAGCCAG ACTCCACATCGGTCGGGGGGTCCAGCTGGAGTGTCGGGGGGAGGGGGACATCTGGATGCGTTGCCTAAGCGACCACTCGGTGTTCGTCCAGAGTTTGTACCTGGACCGTGAGGCAGGCCGAGCGCCGGGAGACGGAGTTCATAAGATCTACCCCGGAGCTTACATCAAG gtgtTTGACCTGAGGCAGTGTCACAGACAGATGCAGCAGCAAGCGGCAGCAGCTCAGGCAGCAGTGGCAACTCAGGCAGCGGCGGTTGTCGGTGCAATTCCCGGACCGAACAGTGTGGGGGGGATCGCCCCTGCAGTCA GTGTGTGTTCGACGGCAGGTCTGGGCGTGGACGACCTGCGCAGGTTGTGCATTGTGCGTCTGAGCTTCGTTAAAGGTTGGGGGTGCGACTACCCGCGTCAGAGCATCAAGGACACCCCCTGCTGGATGGAAGTCCACCTGCACCGAGCGCTGCAGCTGCTTGACCAGGTGCTGCACACGCTGCCACCGCGAgaacacacactctga
- the LOC119496357 gene encoding mothers against decapentaplegic homolog 4-like isoform X2, protein MSVLGPAPSSADACLSIVHSLMCHRQGAENEGFAKRAIESLVKKLKEKKDELDSLITAVTTNGVHPSKCVTIQRTLDGRLQVGDELRHIKLQLKVAGRKGFPHVIYARLWRWPDLHKNELKHVKFCQFAFDLKYDSVCVNPYHYERVASPAAGPQSLIKEEYMQDCLQIDLPPHTDPYSQPRPVSMYPSMPLSPPGSSSMTTAALSAGGCGRNGGGVGGVGGINSEGPGLLQIAQPQNHGGHASPPHQNPPHTPQPPHPHTPTSPHQPDYSSPPKTATWPGNSPASYSPAGQSGRSHQQPPLHHNHHHAPNTHFWSQHHSTAPYPQPVSNHPGPEFWCSISYFELDVQVGEMFKVQSSCPLVTVDGYVDPSGGDRFCLGQLSNVHRTAASHRARLHIGRGVQLECRGEGDIWMRCLSDHSVFVQSLYLDREAGRAPGDGVHKIYPGAYIKVFDLRQCHRQMQQQAAAAQAAVATQAAAVVGAIPGPNSVGGIAPAVSVCSTAGLGVDDLRRLCIVRLSFVKGWGCDYPRQSIKDTPCWMEVHLHRALQLLDQVLHTLPPREHTL, encoded by the exons ATGTCGGTGCTCGGCCCCGCCCCCAGCAGTGCCGACGCCTGCCTCAGCATTGTCCACAGCCTGATGTGCCACCGGCAGGGAGCCGAGAACGAGGGCTTCGCCAAGCGGGCGATCGAGAGTCTGGTGAAGAAGCTGAAGGAGAAAAAGGACGAGCTGGACTCGCTCATCACCGCCGTCACCACTAACGGCGTCCATCCCAGCAAGTGTGTCACCATCCAGAGGACGCTGGACGGACGGCTGCAGGTAGGAGACGAGCTACGTCACATCAAACTACAGCTAAAG GTTGCGGGTAGGAAAGGTTTCCCTCATGTGATCTACGCCCGTCTGTGGCGTTGGCCCGACCTCCATAAGAACGAGCTGAAACATGTCAAGTTCTGTCAGTTTGCGTTCGACCTGAAGTACGACAGCGTGTGTGTGAACCCCTACCACTACGAGAGGGTGGCGTCCCCCGCAGCAG GTCCTCAGTCTCTGATAAAGGAGGAGTACATGCAAGACTGTCTGCAGATTGACCTGCCCCCCCACACTGACCCCTACAGCCAGCCCCGCCCTGTCAGCATGTATCCAAGCatgcctctctctcctccag GCAGCAGCTCCATGACGACTGCAGCTCTGTCAGCTGGTGGCTGCGGGAGAAACGGTGGAGGTGTCGGGGGTGTCGGGGGTATCAACAGCGAGGGCCCCGGCCTCCTTCAGATCGCCCAACCTCAGAACCACGGGGGCCACGCCTCCCCACCTCACCAAAACCCCCCTCACACCCCCCAGCCTCCTCACCCTCACACCCCCACCTCCCCACACCAGCCCGACTACAGCAGCCCCCCCAAAACTG ccACCTGGCCAGGTAATAGCCCTGCCTCCTACAGCCCTGCAGGACAGAGTGGGCGGAGCCACCAGCAGCCTCCATTACATCATAATCATCACCACGCCCCCAACACACACTTCT GGTCACAGCATCACAGTACTGCTCCGTATCCACAACCAGTGTCCAACCACCCAG GTCCGGAGTTCTGGTGCTCCATCTCGTACTTTGAGTTGGATGTTCAGGTCGGGGAGATGTTTAAGGTCCAATCCAGCTGTCCTCTGGTGACGGTGGACGGTTATGTGGATCCTTCAGGAGGAGACCGTTTCTGTTTGGGACAGCTGAGTAACGTCCACCGCACCGCCGCCAGCCACCGAGCCAG ACTCCACATCGGTCGGGGGGTCCAGCTGGAGTGTCGGGGGGAGGGGGACATCTGGATGCGTTGCCTAAGCGACCACTCGGTGTTCGTCCAGAGTTTGTACCTGGACCGTGAGGCAGGCCGAGCGCCGGGAGACGGAGTTCATAAGATCTACCCCGGAGCTTACATCAAG gtgtTTGACCTGAGGCAGTGTCACAGACAGATGCAGCAGCAAGCGGCAGCAGCTCAGGCAGCAGTGGCAACTCAGGCAGCGGCGGTTGTCGGTGCAATTCCCGGACCGAACAGTGTGGGGGGGATCGCCCCTGCAGTCA GTGTGTGTTCGACGGCAGGTCTGGGCGTGGACGACCTGCGCAGGTTGTGCATTGTGCGTCTGAGCTTCGTTAAAGGTTGGGGGTGCGACTACCCGCGTCAGAGCATCAAGGACACCCCCTGCTGGATGGAAGTCCACCTGCACCGAGCGCTGCAGCTGCTTGACCAGGTGCTGCACACGCTGCCACCGCGAgaacacacactctga